The genomic segment GCGTAATGGCGACCTATGGTTATATGGATAAGCTAGAGCAAAGTAAGTTCATCGCCTCTTATGATTACCTACTGCCAGTTCACGAAGACATCAACTTGTTTGCTGGTGTTTCGTTAGGCGCTGCAGACAGTGAAGTGGCAGACGAAAGTGCAACAGAATTTGTTTGGGGTGGTCAAGTCGGCGCAATGTACGTTATCAACGATAACTGGACCACTGAACTGTCGTATCGCTACCTTGCACAAGACTTTGAAGAAAACAATGTAGAAATCGATAGCACTCAACAAATTATGGTCTCTGTCGACTACCGCTTCTAAGTTTTGCGCGCGAGTAGACAGAAAGAGTGAGCA from the Vibrio hippocampi genome contains:
- a CDS encoding outer membrane beta-barrel protein → MKKLTATSTLLLTALATAPTFASDFGVDWFVGAGVGYQNDDVSGHNTTNGEDASFEIRSGAILDDSHRVMATYGYMDKLEQSKFIASYDYLLPVHEDINLFAGVSLGAADSEVADESATEFVWGGQVGAMYVINDNWTTELSYRYLAQDFEENNVEIDSTQQIMVSVDYRF